A region from the Vicia villosa cultivar HV-30 ecotype Madison, WI linkage group LG3, Vvil1.0, whole genome shotgun sequence genome encodes:
- the LOC131593537 gene encoding putative F-box/FBD/LRR-repeat protein At1g78760: MKTRRRNYDDDGKDRISVLRDCILRRPNCKDRLSYLPDCLLLEILSNLNVKQAVQMSILSPRWKNLWKHMSVVSLNYRFSFETLESITNFVSQFLSLRDDKTDTQTLIFYCPVYIESHLLERILNYTFSHHVQQLDMSVACNIRQFPLCNFSYHTLTSLKLTSCNKLDGSPRPLFPNSLILPALTHLSIGLFAFHRSCTTSEDHNDVEPFSVFKSLNTLIIQLCNVRNPLEDTLFISSVSLANLTIAMPSNAYKFKLCTPNLCSFEFLGKPLQNLRGRNCNNSCSFSSFKHAKIRLPFGTVLANCPFPPILFNWLVELALMESLTISSKTLQILNLIPDSWKIDFPYLHNLKLLKIETDGLSVPNGIVDFLLQNSPSAKKVIKY; this comes from the exons atgaaaacaaGGAGACGAAATTACGATGACGATGGTAAGGACAGGATTAGTGTTTTACGTGATTGTATTTTACGTCGACCTAATTGTAAAGACAGACTCAGTTATTTACCTGATTGTCTTTTACTTGAAATATTGTCGAATTTGAATGTCAAGCAGGCTGTTCAAATGTCCATCCTATCCCCAAGATGGAAGAATCTCTGGAAACATATGTCCGTTGTTTCTTTAAATTATCGTTTCTCCTTCGAAACACTAGAAAGTATCACTAATTTTGTCTCTCAATTTTTGTCTCTCCGCGATGACAAAACGGATACTCAAACTCTCATTTTTTACTGCCCCGTCTATATTGAGTCTCACCTCCTTGAAAGGATCCTAAACTATACGTTTTCACATCATGTCCAACAATTAGATATGAGTGTAGCTTGTAATATTAGACAATTTCCACTTTGCAACTTTTCATATCACACTTTAACTTCTCTTAAACTTACATCATGCAACAAATTGGATGGTAGTCCGAGACCATTATTTCCAAATTCTCTAATATTACCTGCATTAACCCACCTGTCTATCGGATTATTTGCCTTTCACCGCAGTTGCACTACTTCAGAAGATCATAACGATGTTGAACCCTTTTCTGTATTTAAAAGTTTGAATACTTTGATCATTCAACTTTGTAATGTAAGGAACCCTTTGGAAGACACCCTATTCATATCAAGTGTTTCCCTTGCTAATTTAACAATAGCAATGCCTAGCAATGCTTACAAATTCAAGTTATGTACCCCAAATCTTTGTAGCTTTGAATTTCTCGGTAAACCCTTACAAAATCTACGTGGGCGCAATTGCAATAACAGTTGCAGTTTCTCTTCCTTTAAACATGCAAAGATTCGTTTACCATTCGGGACCGTTCTTGCTAATTGTCCTTTTCCTCCTATTCTATTCAATTGGCTGGTTGAGCTCGCCCTTATGGAATCATTGACAATTTCTTCAAAGACTCTTCAG ATTCTCAACTTAATTCCTGATTCGTGGAAGATTGATTTCCCTTATTTACATAACTTAAAGCTGTTGAAAATAGAAACAGACGGACTTTCGGTGCCCAATGGAATAGTAGACTTTTTGCTTCAAAACTCACCGTCAGCAAAGAAAGTAATCAAATACTGA
- the LOC131593539 gene encoding putative F-box/LRR-repeat protein At5g02930: MKTRRRNYDSDGKDRLSDLPDCLLLEILSNLNVKQAVQMSILSPRWKNLWKHMSVVSLNYRFSFETLESITNFVSQFLSLRDDKTDTQTLIFYCPVYIESHLLERILKYAFSHHVQQLDMSVACNIRQFPLCNFSYHTLTSLKLTSCNKLDGSPRPLFPNSLILPALTHLSIGLFAFHRSCTTSEDHNDVEPFSVFKSLNTLIIQLCNVRNPLEDTLFISSVSLANLTIAMPSNAYKFKLCTPNLFSFEFLGKPLQNLRGRNCNNSCSFSSFKHAKIRLPFGTVLANCPFPPILFNWLVELALMESLTVSSKTLQILNLIPDSWKIDFPYLHNLKLLKIETDGLSVPNGIVDFLLQNSPSAKKVIKY; the protein is encoded by the exons ATGAAAACAAGGAGACGAAATTATGATAGTGATGGTAAGGACAGACTCAGTGATTTACCTGATTGTCTTTTACTTGAAATATTGTCGAATTTGAATGTCAAGCAGGCTGTTCAAATGTCCATCCTATCCCCAAGATGGAAGAATCTCTGGAAACATATGTCCGTTGTTTCTTTAAATTATCGTTTCTCCTTCGAAACACTAGAAAGTATCACTAATTTTGTCTCTCAATTTTTGTCTCTCCGCGATGACAAAACGGATACTCAAACTCTCATTTTTTACTGCCCCGTCTATATTGAGTCTCACCTCCTTGAAAGGATCCTAAAATATGCGTTTTCACATCATGTCCAACAATTAGATATGAGTGTAGCTTGTAATATTAGACAATTTCCACTTTGCAACTTTTCATATCACACTTTAACTTCTCTTAAACTTACATCATGCAACAAATTGGATGGTAGTCCGAGACCATTATTTCCAAATTCTCTAATATTACCTGCATTAACCCACCTGTCTATCGGATTATTTGCCTTTCACCGCAGTTGCACTACTTCAGAAGATCATAACGATGTTGAACCCTTTTCTGTATTTAAAAGTTTGAATACTTTGATCATTCAACTTTGTAATGTAAGGAACCCTTTGGAAGACACCCTATTCATATCAAGTGTTTCCCTTGCTAATTTAACAATAGCAATGCCTAGCAACGCTTACAAATTCAAGTTATGTACCCCAAATCTTTTTAGCTTTGAATTTCTCGGTAAACCCTTACAAAATCTACGTGGGCGCAATTGCAATAACAGTTGCAGTTTCTCTTCCTTTAAACATGCAAAGATTCGTTTACCATTCGGGACCGTTCTTGCTAATTGTCCTTTTCCTCCTATTCTATTCAATTGGCTGGTTGAGCTTGCCCTTATGGAATCATTGACAGTTTCTTCAAAGACTCTTCAG ATTCTCAACTTAATTCCTGATTCGTGGAAGATTGATTTCCCTTATTTACATAACTTAAAGCTGTTGAAAATAGAAACAGACGGACTTTCGGTGCCCAATGGAATAGTAGACTTTTTGCTTCAAAACTCACCGTCAGCAAAGAAAGTAATCAAATACTGA
- the LOC131593538 gene encoding GDSL esterase/lipase At1g33811, whose product MKNFICTFMCICLSLIATKCLSQFQPRPPEGQQVPCFFIFGDSLVDNGNNNGIITLARANYRPYGIDFPQGPTGRFTNGRTYVDALAQLLGFRTYIPPYSRARGLDLLRGANFASGAAGIREETGSNLGAHTSMDAQVTNFGNAVQQMRRFFRGDNDSMNSYLNKCIYYSGMASNDYLNNYFMTDFYSTNTQYTPKAFASALLQAYARQLTQLHSLGARKVIVAAVGQIGCIPYELARFNGNNSRCNDKINDAIMYFNSGLKQLVQNFNGGQLPGSKFVYLDFYQSSEDLATNGKSFGFDVVDKGCCGVGRNNGQITCLPLQEPCEERGKYLFWDAFHPTELANILLAKVSYNSQSYTSPINIQQLAML is encoded by the exons ATGAAGAATTTTATCTGCACATTCATGTGTATCTGTCTGAGCCTAATTGCTACAAAATGTTTGTCTCAGTTTCAGCCACGGCCACCAGAGGGACAACAAGTTCCATGTTTCTTCATATTTGGTGACTCACTGGTTGATAATGGAAACAACAATGGAATCATAACACTTGCTAGAGCCAACTATAGGCCTTACGGCATCGACTTCCCACAAGGCCCCACCGGTCGCTTCACCAACGGTCGAACCTATGTCGATGCATTAG CTCAACTTCTCGGTTTTCGAACATATATTCCTCCATATTCAAGAGCAAGAGGTTTGGATCTTCTGAGAGGAGCCAATTTCGCATCAGGAGCAGCAGGCATCCGAGAAGAAACAGGCAGTAACCTG GGTGCTCATACATCAATGGACGCGCAAGTGACTAACTTCGGAAACGCAGTGCAGCAGATGCGGAGATTCTTCAGAGGAGACAATGATTCGATGAATAGTTACCTGAACAAATGTATATACTATTCAGGAATGGCTAGCAATGATTACCTTAATAACTATTTCATGACTGATTTTTATTCAACTAACACTCAGTACACTCCTAAAGCTTTTGCTTCTGCACTTCTTCAAGCTTACGCTCGTCAGTTAACC CAATTACATTCACTAGGGGCAAGAAAAGTGATTGTTGCAGCCGTTGGACAAATCGGGTGCATACCGTATGAATTAGCGCGTTTTAACGGAAACAACAGCAGATGCAACGACAAGATCAACGACGCCATCATGTATTTCAACTCGGGTCTTAAACAGTTGGTTCAGAATTTCAATGGAGGACAGCTTCCAGGATCAAAGTTTGTGTACTTGGATTTTTATCAAAGCAGTGAAGATCTAGCAACAAATGGAAAATCATTTG GATTTGATGTTGTTGACAAAGGATGTTGTGGTGTTGGAAGAAACAATGGACAAATCACATGTCTTCCATTGCAAGAACCATGTGAAGAACGTGGCAAGTATTTGTTTTGGGATGCTTTTCACCCTACTGAGTTGGCAAATATTTTGCTAGCAAAAGTATCATACAATTCACAATCTTATACTTCTCCTATTAATATTCAACAATTGGCTATGCTTTGA